From the Paenibacillus sp. R14(2021) genome, the window TTTGAGGGAGGCATAGAAATGGTCCTGCGGACAATTAAAATCGATGTTTGGTGGACACATGTATTCATAACCCCATTACTGGATTGAATCATTTCGTTTATTTTGGTTTAAATTGGCTACATTTATACCTGTTTCCAGCACTAGCCTTTCTCTGCTTCGCCAAATCACGCAAAAAAAGGCTGAGGACAGGTATCGAAACCCGCTCAGCCCTGCTTTATTGTATTGTGAACCCCCATTAGCCTTGCGAAGGCGAAGCCTGCAGCTTGCGCGCGCCAGCGCGAAGATAGACAAGCGCGCCGAGGATCGAGAGAGCGACGATAACGACCATGCCCCAGAAAATATTGCTGTAGGCCGTTTCAAACGCCAGATTCTTCTGCCAGCCGAGCGCGCTCGCCGTCGCGGCCACGCCGAACGCACCGCTGAAGAACTGCATCAGCTGGAAAAATCCGAGCCCGGAGCCGATTTGCGACGGCTGCAGCAGCTTCGTAATTTCATTGGAAACGCTGCTCGACAAGACGGTGAAGCTGATGCTCATGAGCATGTAAATCAACATGATGGTGAGGTACGACACGCTGCCGAACAAAGCGAACAAAATAACGGACAGCAGCATCAGCAGCGGAATGTACCGAATAAGCGAGCTGTTGCCGCGCGCATCGATAATGCGTCCCACTCGGCGCGATACAATCATCGCGACTACGGAGCCGGGGAAAATAACAAGGCCGACTTCGATCGCGCTCAGCCCGTAGCCTCGCACAAGAATTTGCGGCATGAGGAACAACGTCGCGAAGCTGCAAATATAAGCGGCGATGCCGACAGCCCCTAATGTCAGGTACGATCGGTTTTGAAACAAGGCCGGAAGGACGAACGGCTCTCTTGCTTTATTAATCCGGTAACTGAACAAGGCGAGGAAGATGACGCCAATGATCAGCATGATCCAATTGTGGTTCGTCAGAAATAATAGAAGGCCGGTTACCCCGACGCCGATGAACAATGCGCCAGGGGCATCAAATGTCCCTTTGCGCGGCTCTTCTTTCGGAATCAGCTTTATGAAGGACGGTACGAGCAGCAGGGTGATTGCCGTGACCACGAACAAAATATGCCAGCCCAGAAATTCAACGATTGCACCGCCGACGACAGGGCCAAGACCAAGACCAAGCGATACGGAAGACGCAATCATGGCCATTGCCTTACCCCGTCTCTCCACGGGCACGTAGCGGGTAATCAAGAGCAGCGACAGTGCTGGAATCGCGCCTGCACCGCTCGCTTGAATAATGCGAACGATCAGGAGCGCAAGGAAGTTGCCGCTGAACAATCCGCCGATGGCTGCTAAGCTCAGTGAAAGAAGAGCGATGACGAATAATCTTCGAATCGGCACGAAATCGGCAAGCCGGCTGTACGTAATGGAGGAGATGGCGAATACGATGGAATAGCCGGTCACTACCCACGAAGTCAGCGAAGCCGACAGCTGAAATGATTGCGCGACGGACGGCAAGGCGACGTTAAACATCATCGTATTCATAATAACGAGCACAACGGTCAAGCCAAGCAGCAGATAGATGGCGCCTTCTTTTAACGAAGTCGCCTCTGCTGCATTTGAAGTTCGGGTTGTCATTAGTAATTAACC encodes:
- a CDS encoding MFS transporter, with the protein product MTTRTSNAAEATSLKEGAIYLLLGLTVVLVIMNTMMFNVALPSVAQSFQLSASLTSWVVTGYSIVFAISSITYSRLADFVPIRRLFVIALLSLSLAAIGGLFSGNFLALLIVRIIQASGAGAIPALSLLLITRYVPVERRGKAMAMIASSVSLGLGLGPVVGGAIVEFLGWHILFVVTAITLLLVPSFIKLIPKEEPRKGTFDAPGALFIGVGVTGLLLFLTNHNWIMLIIGVIFLALFSYRINKAREPFVLPALFQNRSYLTLGAVGIAAYICSFATLFLMPQILVRGYGLSAIEVGLVIFPGSVVAMIVSRRVGRIIDARGNSSLIRYIPLLMLLSVILFALFGSVSYLTIMLIYMLMSISFTVLSSSVSNEITKLLQPSQIGSGLGFFQLMQFFSGAFGVAATASALGWQKNLAFETAYSNIFWGMVVIVALSILGALVYLRAGARKLQASPSQG